From the genome of Ectobacillus sp. JY-23, one region includes:
- a CDS encoding MerR family transcriptional regulator, translated as MYTIGEVAHMLGLTAHTLRYYEKEKIIVPERSENGERVYQDTHVAWLRFVMKLKQTQMPLARIREYAQLFSEGERTAELRLQLLEDHYNSIKQQMETLQETERILAHKIASYKMMLESEKREAT; from the coding sequence ATGTATACAATTGGTGAGGTTGCACACATGCTTGGGCTAACGGCACATACGTTGCGCTATTACGAAAAAGAAAAGATTATTGTTCCAGAGCGAAGCGAAAACGGTGAAAGAGTATATCAAGATACGCATGTAGCGTGGTTACGATTTGTAATGAAGTTAAAGCAAACGCAAATGCCGCTTGCGCGTATTAGAGAATATGCACAGTTATTTAGTGAAGGGGAACGTACTGCGGAATTGAGACTACAGCTACTTGAAGACCATTATAACAGCATAAAGCAACAAATGGAGACGCTCCAAGAGACAGAGCGCATACTTGCTCACAAGATTGCTTCGTATAAAATGATGCTAGAATCAGAAAAGAGGGAAGCAACATGA
- a CDS encoding MBL fold metallo-hydrolase: MTYHYFTCEEVRPGVYAAIVKDGKGALGNAGFVNLGEETLIFDTFMLPQAAAELRAAAEELTGNTVKYVINSHYHGDHTNGNVTFKDTTIISTATTKNMMIEALKGRSKEEVKAGLASYVKHLKERIAIETNECMWQALVYDLSDKQLLANSLDLLELTPPNILLEDKLVIEGSARQVEIYHYGGGHTASDTFMYVPDAKVLYSGDLVLVNTHAWMGSGQPQEWLKILTKVESFSIDALIPGHGPVGSATDIQHMRSYLTGMIEYVSNCKTSQHTLEDILQLPVPQQYEQLAGANVYEWNVQFLFQYLQERVVPQS, translated from the coding sequence ATGACGTATCATTACTTTACATGCGAAGAAGTGAGACCCGGTGTATATGCAGCGATTGTAAAAGACGGGAAAGGTGCGCTCGGTAACGCTGGTTTTGTAAACCTCGGAGAAGAAACCCTTATCTTTGACACGTTTATGCTACCGCAAGCAGCCGCGGAGCTTCGCGCTGCCGCAGAAGAACTTACCGGTAATACAGTGAAATATGTGATAAATAGTCATTATCATGGCGACCACACCAATGGAAATGTCACTTTTAAAGATACTACTATTATTTCGACGGCAACAACAAAAAATATGATGATAGAAGCATTAAAAGGAAGAAGTAAAGAGGAAGTAAAAGCTGGTTTAGCCAGTTATGTGAAACATCTGAAAGAACGCATTGCAATTGAAACAAATGAATGTATGTGGCAAGCGCTTGTGTATGATCTGTCTGATAAGCAGCTCTTAGCTAATTCATTAGACCTTCTTGAACTTACACCTCCGAACATTTTGCTAGAAGATAAACTCGTAATTGAGGGTAGTGCGCGTCAGGTGGAGATATATCACTACGGCGGCGGTCATACAGCAAGTGATACCTTTATGTATGTACCGGATGCGAAGGTACTGTATAGCGGTGACTTGGTTCTTGTTAATACACATGCTTGGATGGGGAGTGGTCAGCCGCAGGAGTGGTTAAAGATATTGACAAAGGTAGAGAGTTTTTCTATAGATGCTCTTATTCCTGGACACGGACCTGTTGGAAGCGCCACAGATATTCAACATATGCGCTCGTATTTGACAGGAATGATAGAGTATGTTTCGAATTGTAAGACTTCGCAGCATACTTTAGAAGATATATTGCAACTTCCGGTGCCGCAGCAATATGAGCAATTGGCTGGTGCAAATGTATATGAGTGGAATGTGCAGTTTTTGTTTCAATATCTACAAGAACGCGTTGTGCCGCAATCATAA
- a CDS encoding thermonuclease family protein — translation MKTLLQALFCAIMFCLSACGIFSAAPTDELEFMAQIKDLKKLEAEVVRCADGDTLTVIPKQGKHAGKEIKVRTLLFDSTESVKPGTKPMAWSKEASARHKELVMGKVVTLVFDKGNQQDRYGRYLAYVYVDGKSVGAQMLREGLGIVRYVEPGTDTLYKQFKEAEQIAREEKKGVWSIPGYVKQRKGKEAYYDLRMAY, via the coding sequence ATGAAAACATTACTGCAAGCATTATTTTGCGCTATTATGTTCTGTCTATCAGCATGCGGTATTTTTTCTGCTGCACCGACGGACGAGCTAGAATTTATGGCACAAATAAAAGATTTAAAGAAATTAGAAGCAGAGGTTGTGCGCTGTGCAGATGGTGATACGCTTACTGTCATTCCAAAACAGGGCAAGCACGCTGGTAAAGAGATAAAGGTACGGACGCTTTTGTTTGATTCAACTGAGTCAGTTAAGCCTGGTACAAAGCCAATGGCATGGAGCAAGGAGGCATCTGCAAGACATAAAGAGTTGGTTATGGGCAAAGTGGTTACGCTTGTTTTTGATAAAGGAAATCAGCAGGATCGCTATGGCCGTTATCTCGCATATGTGTATGTGGATGGAAAGAGCGTAGGTGCACAGATGCTTCGCGAGGGTCTTGGGATTGTTCGCTACGTGGAACCGGGCACAGATACATTATATAAGCAGTTTAAAGAAGCTGAGCAAATAGCACGGGAGGAAAAGAAAGGTGTATGGAGTATACCGGGTTATGTGAAGCAAAGAAAAGGAAAAGAAGCCTACTATGATTTGAGAATGGCTTATTAG
- a CDS encoding SDR family oxidoreductase, with protein MKYTVITGASSGIGYEAALAFAARGKNLIIAARRTEQLEELKKAVYSVNPNVNVIIRTTDLSVSANVHAFYSSLKNYEIETFINNAGFGNFASVGEQNLDKIETMLHLNIEALTILSSLFVRDYAHVPGTQLINISSGGGYTIVGNAVTYCATKFYVSAFTEGIAHELKEQNAAMQAKVLAPAATETEFAKRASDLDSFVYKGVVPKFHTAKEMAHFLLALYDSDKVVGIVDGITYEFELRDPIFHYVNRSR; from the coding sequence ATGAAATATACAGTTATCACAGGCGCAAGCTCTGGTATTGGTTACGAAGCGGCACTTGCTTTTGCGGCACGCGGTAAGAATTTGATAATTGCCGCAAGAAGAACAGAGCAATTGGAAGAATTAAAAAAAGCTGTATACAGTGTAAACCCTAATGTCAATGTTATTATCCGTACGACGGACTTGTCCGTTTCTGCAAATGTTCATGCCTTTTACAGTAGCTTAAAAAACTATGAAATTGAGACATTCATCAATAATGCTGGCTTCGGTAACTTCGCTTCTGTAGGCGAGCAAAATTTAGACAAAATCGAAACAATGCTACATTTGAATATCGAGGCTCTAACTATCTTATCTTCGTTATTTGTGCGTGATTATGCTCATGTTCCAGGTACACAATTGATTAACATCTCTTCCGGCGGTGGTTATACGATTGTTGGAAATGCAGTTACTTATTGCGCAACCAAGTTCTATGTAAGTGCATTTACTGAAGGGATAGCTCATGAGCTAAAGGAGCAGAACGCTGCTATGCAAGCAAAGGTACTCGCTCCAGCCGCAACCGAAACGGAATTTGCAAAGCGTGCTTCCGATCTAGATTCCTTTGTATACAAAGGTGTTGTGCCAAAATTCCATACAGCCAAAGAAATGGCACACTTCCTGTTAGCATTATACGATAGCGACAAAGTAGTAGGAATTGTGGACGGCATTACGTATGAATTTGAATTACGTGACCCTATCTTTCATTATGTGAATAGATCACGCTAA
- the pyrH gene encoding UMP kinase, producing MNKYKRVLIKLSGGALADEFGNSFGTANLEHITDEILSLIEEGIEISVVIGGGNIFRGNLAQEWGINRVEADNIGTLGTIINSLMLRGVLTAKTDKEVRVMTSVPTPTVAEPYIRLRAVHHLEKGYIVIFGGGNGQPFVTTDYPSVQRAIETESDAILVAKQGVDGVFTADPKQDSSAKMYERLNYNDVVQNNLKAMDQSALLLARDFNLPVHVFNFLEKGAMKRICTGEAIGTLIHGGRTKVKTM from the coding sequence ATGAACAAATACAAACGAGTTTTAATTAAACTGAGCGGCGGCGCACTGGCGGATGAATTCGGCAACAGCTTTGGCACGGCAAATTTAGAGCATATCACTGATGAAATTTTATCTCTTATAGAAGAAGGCATAGAAATATCGGTTGTGATTGGCGGCGGCAATATTTTTCGCGGTAATTTAGCCCAAGAATGGGGTATCAATCGGGTAGAAGCCGATAATATTGGAACGCTCGGGACGATTATTAATAGTTTGATGCTAAGAGGGGTATTAACTGCTAAAACAGATAAAGAGGTAAGGGTCATGACATCTGTTCCAACGCCGACTGTTGCTGAGCCGTATATTCGCTTGCGTGCTGTCCATCATTTGGAGAAAGGCTATATTGTCATCTTTGGCGGTGGGAACGGACAGCCATTTGTAACGACGGATTATCCTAGTGTACAGCGTGCAATTGAAACCGAGAGCGATGCCATTTTAGTGGCAAAGCAAGGTGTGGATGGCGTCTTCACTGCGGATCCAAAGCAAGATAGCAGTGCGAAAATGTATGAGCGATTGAATTATAATGATGTTGTACAAAACAATTTAAAAGCGATGGATCAATCCGCACTTTTGTTAGCAAGAGACTTTAATTTGCCTGTACATGTGTTTAACTTTCTTGAAAAGGGTGCAATGAAGCGCATTTGTACCGGTGAAGCTATTGGTACACTCATTCATGGCGGGCGAACAAAGGTTAAAACTATGTAA
- a CDS encoding ABC transporter ATP-binding protein, with product MVRLYTDNLNISYDDRLIVQNLSIQIPDKKITTIIGSNGCGKSTLLKAMTRIIAYQSGTVVLDGADIAKENTKALAKKMAILPQTPEGAAGLTVGELVSYGRFPYQKGFGRLTKRDYEVIDWAMEVTGTIDFKFRAVDALSGGQRQRVWIAMALAQQTDIIFLDEPTTYLDMAHQLEVLELLQRLNQEQKRTIVMVLHDLNQAARFADYIIALKDGKIVKVGSCEEVIHADVLKQVFHIDAEIGRDPRTQKPICITYNLIKGESL from the coding sequence ATGGTTAGATTATATACAGATAATTTAAACATTAGCTATGATGATCGGCTAATCGTACAAAACCTCAGCATCCAAATACCGGATAAAAAGATTACCACCATCATTGGCTCGAACGGCTGCGGAAAATCTACACTATTAAAAGCGATGACGCGCATTATTGCGTATCAATCCGGAACCGTTGTGCTGGACGGAGCAGATATTGCAAAAGAAAACACAAAAGCGCTCGCGAAAAAGATGGCGATTCTGCCACAAACCCCGGAAGGCGCCGCCGGTTTAACGGTCGGTGAACTGGTCTCTTACGGCCGATTTCCTTATCAAAAAGGCTTTGGCCGCCTGACAAAGAGAGATTACGAAGTGATTGATTGGGCCATGGAGGTCACCGGGACAATAGATTTCAAGTTTCGTGCTGTCGACGCCTTATCCGGGGGCCAGCGCCAGCGCGTATGGATTGCGATGGCACTGGCGCAACAAACGGATATTATCTTTTTGGACGAGCCAACAACCTATTTGGACATGGCGCATCAGCTCGAAGTGCTTGAGCTACTGCAGCGATTGAATCAGGAGCAAAAACGAACGATTGTGATGGTTTTGCATGACCTCAATCAAGCTGCGCGCTTTGCTGACTATATCATCGCCTTAAAGGATGGCAAAATCGTCAAGGTCGGTAGCTGTGAAGAAGTCATTCATGCCGATGTGTTAAAACAGGTATTTCACATTGATGCTGAAATTGGGCGCGACCCTCGCACTCAAAAGCCGATATGTATCACATATAATTTAATAAAGGGAGAATCATTATGA
- a CDS encoding NAD(P)/FAD-dependent oxidoreductase codes for MQTNVFDVTIIGGGPAGLYAAFYSGLREMKTKIIEFQPQLGGKVHVYPEKMIWDIGGHPPISGAKLIQQLVEQGMTFNPEVVLNEKVESITKDEKGLFFLHTASGKTHISKTVIVAVGSGILKPHKLNIEGAERFEVSNLNYTVKSLKHFRGKTVIISGGGNSAIDWANELEPVAKKVYVTYRKAALAGHEAQVTQLLSSSATCLFHTSITKLIAGLDDQVIEQVELTNHETDEVSYLTIDEVIISHGYEQDTTLLGDSELQIEMLDNYYIAGNANSESSVPGLYAAGDILKHDGKLHLIAGAFQDAANAVNQAKRYIQPDAERAAMVSSHNEVFKERNRELAKQMIR; via the coding sequence ATGCAAACAAATGTGTTCGATGTAACCATTATCGGCGGTGGACCAGCAGGTTTATACGCTGCTTTTTATAGTGGGTTGCGAGAAATGAAAACAAAAATTATTGAATTTCAGCCGCAGTTGGGCGGAAAAGTACATGTGTATCCAGAAAAAATGATTTGGGACATCGGTGGTCATCCCCCGATTTCAGGAGCGAAATTGATTCAACAACTCGTCGAGCAAGGTATGACGTTCAACCCAGAAGTGGTATTAAATGAAAAAGTAGAGTCTATTACAAAGGATGAAAAAGGCCTATTTTTTCTGCATACAGCCTCAGGTAAAACTCATATTTCGAAAACAGTCATTGTAGCAGTTGGAAGCGGCATATTGAAGCCGCATAAGCTAAATATAGAAGGTGCTGAAAGATTTGAGGTTTCTAATCTTAACTATACGGTAAAGTCATTGAAGCATTTTAGAGGTAAGACAGTTATTATTTCAGGTGGAGGCAATTCAGCCATCGATTGGGCCAACGAACTGGAGCCAGTTGCAAAGAAGGTATACGTAACGTATCGTAAAGCTGCTTTAGCAGGTCATGAGGCACAGGTTACACAGCTACTTAGTAGCTCTGCGACGTGCTTATTTCATACTTCCATTACGAAGTTAATTGCGGGATTGGATGACCAAGTAATTGAACAGGTAGAATTGACAAATCATGAGACGGATGAGGTGTCTTACTTGACAATTGATGAAGTGATTATCAGCCATGGTTATGAACAGGATACAACCTTGCTGGGGGATAGTGAATTACAGATTGAGATGTTAGATAACTATTATATTGCTGGAAACGCGAACAGTGAATCTTCAGTTCCAGGTTTATATGCGGCAGGAGATATCTTAAAGCATGACGGCAAATTACACTTAATTGCCGGTGCATTTCAAGATGCGGCAAATGCTGTAAATCAAGCAAAACGATACATTCAGCCCGATGCAGAAAGAGCAGCGATGGTATCTTCCCACAATGAAGTGTTTAAGGAGCGGAATCGTGAGCTGGCTAAGCAAATGATTAGATAG